A DNA window from Desulfatibacillum aliphaticivorans DSM 15576 contains the following coding sequences:
- a CDS encoding LutC/YkgG family protein — translation MLEGNRDKILNRLKKAPQDYPPGQPCSVFMPDENMDQEQMVEKFKTLLEAQTGVLHRVKDKDQALEALAGILKEEGVTHALASTDQAVSDLDLTAWGKGKGFEITTQKDYSSRDDFKKAAFEAVQAGITGADYGFSETGTLCLLAREDMPRLTSLAPIFHIAVLPLDRLKPTYEHMVREVFQGQAPPSQTIFITGPSMTADIQATPFKGMHGPQKLFVILREG, via the coding sequence ATGCTCGAAGGCAATCGCGATAAAATTTTGAATCGGCTCAAAAAAGCTCCTCAGGATTATCCTCCCGGACAGCCCTGTTCCGTGTTCATGCCCGACGAAAACATGGACCAGGAGCAAATGGTGGAAAAGTTCAAAACCCTGCTGGAAGCCCAGACCGGGGTGCTCCATCGAGTGAAGGATAAGGATCAGGCCCTGGAAGCCCTGGCAGGAATCCTGAAGGAGGAAGGCGTCACCCATGCACTGGCCTCCACGGACCAAGCCGTCTCCGACCTGGATCTGACTGCATGGGGCAAGGGAAAAGGGTTTGAAATAACCACCCAAAAGGACTATTCCTCCCGGGATGACTTCAAGAAAGCCGCCTTTGAAGCCGTCCAGGCGGGAATTACGGGCGCCGATTACGGATTTTCGGAAACCGGAACCCTGTGCCTGCTGGCCAGGGAGGACATGCCAAGACTGACCTCTCTGGCCCCCATCTTTCACATAGCCGTACTGCCCCTGGATCGTTTAAAGCCCACCTACGAACATATGGTCCGCGAGGTTTTCCAGGGCCAGGCCCCGCCGTCCCAGACCATATTCATCACAGGCCCCAGCATGACAGCCGACATCCAGGCAACGCCCTTCAAAGGCATGCACGGCCCCCAAAAATTGTTTGTGATTTTAAGAGAGGGATAA